CGCCGGTGAGCTCCACGCCGCGGGCCGTGGCCCGCGCCACGTTGGCGTAGGTGGGCGCCCCGGGCGCGGCGCCCCCGTCGTACTGGATCAGGTTGCGGAAGCGCTGGTCGAAGTAGTTGACCGCCAGGGTGAGCGCGCCGCCGGCCAGGCCCTGCTCCACGCCGACCTCCCAGCTCCGGCTCTGCTCCGGCTCGAGGCGGGCGTTGCCGACCTCGAAGGCGCTCCGGGCGAAATTCTCCCGCAGCGATGGCTCCTTGAACGCGCTGCCGATGGCGCCGCGGAGGCGCGTGCGGCCGGCGACGCCGTAGATGGCACCGAGCCGATAGGTGGCGTGGGTGCCGAACTTCTGGTTGTCATCCACCCGCAGGCCGGCGTTGAGCAGCAGCCGCGCGGTGAGGTCCACCACCGCCTGGGCGTAGCTCCCCACGTTGCGCCGGGAAGCCTCGAAGGGCGCGCCGGTGGTGGAGAACTCCTCCAGCCGCTCGAACTCCGCCTGCGCGCCCGCCGTCAGCCGGACGCCGCCGGCCAGCTGGACGATCCCGCGCGCATCGACCGAGCGGCGCAGCGAGCGGGCCTGGCTCTGGTAGTAGAACCCGAGGGAATCGCCCGGGCTGTCGGGGAGGTCCTCGGCGCGGTCGGTCTGCCCGTGCGAGGCGAGCAGCACCCGTACCTCGACGGCGTCGGTGAACCGGCGGCCGAGCTCCAGGCCGAGGGTGGTGGCATCCTGGCGGCCCGCCTGGTTGCTGTCGGTGACCGCGCCGGTGAAGTCGGTCGCGTAGCCGAGGCGGTTGTCGCCGGTGCGGGCGGTGAGGGTCACGTCGGTGCGCGCGTCGGGCCGCACGCTCAGCGCGGCGGAACCGACGGTGCTGGCAAAGCCGCTGTTGAACCGGTAGAGGCCGTCGGTGCGGTAGCGCGAGAGGCCGGCCGAGTACGAGACCTCCGGGGTGGACCCGCTCGCGCTCACGTCCCCGCGCCAGGTGCCGTGGCTCCCCGCCTGCGAGGCGAGCTCGGCCCGGAAGCCGCCGCGCCCGTGGCGGGTGATGACGTTGATCACGCCGGTCACGGCGTCAGAGCCGTAGAGCACCGAGGCCGGGCCGCGCACGATCTCGATCCGCTCCACGTTGTCGGTGCTGAGCGTCCCGAAGTTGAAGCTGCCC
The Gemmatimonadota bacterium DNA segment above includes these coding regions:
- a CDS encoding TonB-dependent receptor, coding for MRSPIRALLAAVVALGALAGSLRAQDARDTVRLEELVVTADRSPTPAGRVVAATTVLTGEQLREAGIYFVDQALARVPGAAVVPTGSYGGVSSVFLRGGESDYTKVLIDGVPVNQGGGSFNFGTLSTDNVERIEIVRGPASVLYGSDAVTGVINVITRHGRGGFRAELASQAGSHGTWRGDVSASGSTPEVSYSAGLSRYRTDGLYRFNSGFASTVGSAALSVRPDARTDVTLTARTGDNRLGYATDFTGAVTDSNQAGRQDATTLGLELGRRFTDAVEVRVLLASHGQTDRAEDLPDSPGDSLGFYYQSQARSLRRSVDARGIVQLAGGVRLTAGAQAEFERLEEFSTTGAPFEASRRNVGSYAQAVVDLTARLLLNAGLRVDDNQKFGTHATYRLGAIYGVAGRTRLRGAIGSAFKEPSLRENFARSAFEVGNARLEPEQSRSWEVGVEQGLAGGALTLAVNYFDQRFRNLIQYDGGAAPGAPTYANVARATARGVELTGDFRPTPDLALTASYTHLATRVDDPGFSSGAGDAFVDGKALIRRPRHSARLDGHARVADRVGLGLGVTYLGERADVDFRPFPSVRTRLRGVVTLDADATIDLLREAAGRPGITATLRGENLTDARYSTVVGFRARGRAVFAGLRVGI